In one Dermacentor albipictus isolate Rhodes 1998 colony chromosome 4, USDA_Dalb.pri_finalv2, whole genome shotgun sequence genomic region, the following are encoded:
- the LOC135909762 gene encoding uncharacterized protein, with protein MSWAQISASMQASASEDDVGARRARQNTEKKPIIVIASPHPTIITGNFDPSSQVQMGSSMMWPPPGSPVQGTSSATMFMSGTAASPASIPVQQTSSGNLILAAEVQMTSPSTTILQSIPAGSKICGSISGRSSKSRSRVKGHRMSIRRSSSRKRIGSPAPRRPSGASNQGTGFALVQAEMRSDDSGSRSSGSLTTMAFVDVDAVQKQARKKAKRRASKNKLMRRRSKPEDAATRAFVEALSITCSPASTPSTGSLAGSSSMSSGSMTGLDKLMGTTARKRPSRKLVRRQVRRRRSARSPKRRASNTDAALAQALVATLSGGTSSPGGGLGERSSMSALITTTPVGAASPRYQAQQGTGQMNFVLNLPNRQEPAANTLTLTIVQDSNTPTQTGGWR; from the exons ATGTCGTGGGCCCAAATCAGCGCATCCATGCAGGCTAGCGCTTCGGAGGACGACGTGGGAGCACGCAGAGCCAGGCAGAACACGGAGAAGAAGCCGATCATCGTGATCGCCTCGCCACACCCCACCATCATCACGGGCAACTTCGACCCAAGCAGCCAGGTTCAAATGGGTTCTTCCATGATGTGGCCACCGCCTGGAAGCCCTGTTCAAGGCACGTCGTCCGCCACTATGTTTATGTCTGGCACAGCTGCGTCGCCAGCGTCCATACCGGTGCAACAGACGTCCTCTGGAAACCTGATCCTGGCCGCCGAAGTTCAGATGACGTCCCCTAGCACCACGATACTGCAGAGCATTCCAGCAGGATCGAAAATCTGTGGATCTATTTCGG GACGGAGCTCCAAAAGCCGAAGCAGGGTCAAGGGTCACAGGATGAGTATTCGCAGGAGCAGTAGTCGCAAGCGAATCG GCAGTCCTGCTCCGCGGAGGCCTTCGGGAGCGTCCAACCAGGGCACTGGCTTCGCGTTAGTGCAGGCGGAGATGCGGAGCGATGACTCTGGGTCAAGGAGCAGTGGGAGTCTCACCACCATGGCATTCGTAGACGTTGACGCGGTCCAAAAGCAGGCGAGAAAGAAGGCCAAGAGGCGAGCCAGCAAGAACAAGCTCATGCGGAGGCGCAGTAAGCCAGAAGACGCAGCGACTAGAGCCTTCGTGGAAGCACTTTCGATAACTTGCTCGCCCGCTTCAACACCCTCTACGGGCTCGCTCGCAGGCTCTTCGTCCATGAGCAGCGGAAGTATGACCGGGTTGGACAAGCTCATGGGCACTACGGCGAGGAAGAGACCCAGCAGGAAGCTGGTCAGGCGGCAGGTCAGGAGGCGAAGGAGCGCGCGTTCACCCAAGCGGAGGGCAAGCAACACGGACGCTGCCCTTGCCCAGGCACTCGTAGCCACGCTCTCTGGTGGAACGTCTTCGCCAGGCGGTGGCCTTGGGGAAAGGTCCTCGATGAGCGCGCTCATCACAACCACCCCGGTGGGTGCGGCTTCGCCGCGATATCAGGCGCAACAGGGAACCGGACAGATGAACTTCGTGCTCAACCTTCCGAACAGGCAGGAACCTGCAGCCAACACACTCACGCTTACAATCGTCCAGGATTCAAACACTCCCACACAAACCGGCGGATGGCGATGA